The window TAATGCGATTTCTTCGTCAACCCATAACAGAATGCGAGTTCTTAATTGATCTGGCTTAATCAGCTGCTCCATAAAATCAACCTGATCAAGGCAGACTTCTAGAAAGAATTTTGTAAAGGCAGCCAAAGCCTCTTCACTAAGGTTCCCTCGCCCATCCAGATCATTACGCCGTGTCAGGTCACAAGCTGACAGATGCTTTTTGTATTCCGCCTCGTTCCGTGCTAGGCCACGGGATATAGACCATATACTACCTGTATCAAGTGTTTTCAGGAACATGGCATGGGACATAAGCCGAGCAACACGTCCATTTCCATCAAGAAAGGGGTGTATCCATAATAAACGATGATGCGCTGCTGCTGAGGCAATGATTGTCTCTGATATTCCCAGGCGGCCATAGACATTACTAAATCGCTTCATAAATTCTGGTACCACTGCGGGACTAATTGCTATGTGCTCACCAACCTGAACATCTCGTTTGCGTAGCTCACCAGGTGTTATTTTTATTTTCTTTCCGGTCCTGGGATCTTTCACCCATTGCAGTTCTTCTGGTAGATGCTCACAGAAGCGCTGGTGCAATGCACAAATTCCTTCAGTTGATGCCTCGTTACCACTAAGCCCTCCCTTGTCAATCCATAGCTGCACTTCAATGTGCGCTCGGGCTTCCAACTGCAAATTTCTTTTTTTACTATCGGTGCTGTAATCGTTGCGAAGTGCCTTCTCAATATCCACGGGATGGGTGCTGTGACCTTCGATCAAATTGCTGTAATAGCAGTTCATGGAACGAACTAAATCAGCCAGTGCTGTAGCCAGACCCTCAGGCAGGCTGTGGTAAAAGCCAGCGGACCGAGCAGCTAATTCAACGGCCAGATCAGCAAGTACAGGCCTATGTCTGGATTGCTCCGAGATTAATAAGGGCTCCATCATGCTGACAGTTTCGTGGCCATCTTTGACCTCAATAATGTCCGCTTCCTTGTCCGTTTTAGTATCTTTCATATAATCATTAATATCATATGGTTATATTAAATACAAGAAATATATGACCGATATATAGTCCGGTTTAATGACCGTTTTATGATGGGTATTGCTGTATAGAAGGTGCCCTAAGAAACAGTCAGAATTAGGATAATTCTAATGTGCCAACCTCGCAGGCATACTGCGGTACACTCACGGAATACCTCTCAGTTCTGACTACCTACGCTTACCTGTATTGACCTGTTGAATTCCACCATTTTTTCAATAAGTTATTTTCCCTCACCACTCACGTTAATGGCGCACCATCAGCGCTCTAAACTGGCAACCCCTTCTTCAAAACTTCGACTTATCCATTGCTGCTAACAAATAGTGACACGATTTTTAAAATTTTTTATTGAAACACACACCACTATTTCAATAAGCGTCTATATTATAAGGGAACAAGACAAAAAAAATCATTTTTGAGGTGTAGATCATGGTCGCTTACAGTAGCTCAACGGGGAAATACCAGGCATCACTCCATATACCGATAAAGTTCGTCTTTCTGGGTGAATACAAGTCATATAAAGAAGCTGAAATGGAGAAAAAGCAGCTACTGGAGACCAATGTGGTCTATGTAAAGACAAAACAGTGTCAACATTTTGACGCGTTCAGTCATGATTTAAGTTTAAATGCCCTATAGCATTGAACTCTATCTATCCACTCCTGATTAGCGAAACGTGAAAAACCCAATTGAAATTAATTTACGAGCAGAAATTGAATTCTGGCTATCGCTTATAGATGACTGGAAAAACACTCGAAATGAACCTGTTAATTCCCGAATTGAAGAAGCCTTAGCGCTGGCTGAATACAAGCTTCTGCAATATGCGTCTGCAAATGCAAAAATTAAATTGCATTAAATTTAAGTATCCCCTTAAGGTGAAAGTATAAAAATACACCTGGTATTTCTACCATGCATTCATTTATGAATGAAATTCAATAATGAAAGAATAGAGCCAGTTATTCTTCCATTTCAAACGTACGGTTAATGCCCGTATCGATATCATAAAGTTCTATCTGAACCGATTTACCATATCCGTAAACAGAAGTAATTTCTGCTGTGCGGTATTCTTTTTTACTGTAATCGTAGTAGATGATTTCTTTACCCGGGGTGGCTATACTTCGGCTGCTGAGCATAATATTTGTTCCTTGCTCTGTATCCTGCCCGTTCCATGCTAGTGCTGGCGTTACCAGAAATGCCAAAAGAAAAATTGATAGTGCTTTCATTGCTATACCCTCATTTTGTGGCAGCAATATGGCTA of the bacterium BMS3Abin11 genome contains:
- a CDS encoding fic/DOC family protein, whose protein sequence is MKDTKTDKEADIIEVKDGHETVSMMEPLLISEQSRHRPVLADLAVELAARSAGFYHSLPEGLATALADLVRSMNCYYSNLIEGHSTHPVDIEKALRNDYSTDSKKRNLQLEARAHIEVQLWIDKGGLSGNEASTEGICALHQRFCEHLPEELQWVKDPRTGKKIKITPGELRKRDVQVGEHIAISPAVVPEFMKRFSNVYGRLGISETIIASAAAHHRLLWIHPFLDGNGRVARLMSHAMFLKTLDTGSIWSISRGLARNEAEYKKHLSACDLTRRNDLDGRGNLSEEALAAFTKFFLEVCLDQVDFMEQLIKPDQLRTRILLWVDEEIALGKLPKPTKSILEPILYRGMLPRSEVAGILGASTRHARRVTEALSEFGIIKSDTSRAPWKLVFPASLASRWMPGLFPEQTS